Part of the Carassius auratus strain Wakin chromosome 8, ASM336829v1, whole genome shotgun sequence genome is shown below.
ggcCGTGTCCCAAATGGGCCCCTTGCTAGCTTCCTTTGAGTTCACACTTTGGTGACATCATGCCACATAGACTGTCAGAGAGTAGTCCAAATGACATTAGCTTTGAGTTTTAGAATAAATGGGCCGTTATTTCATAAAATCTATAAGAGCTTTATTATTGCTTCCATTTCGTTTTGATTGTTATGGTCATCATTTATAGTTGTAATaacttgaaaataataataaattctttaAATTTCTATTCACCAATTCTGGGTATTTCCATTCAAAGGAACTTTACACAGTTTTACAATGACTTCAGTTTGCTGATGAATTGTTCATACCTTCAAGGCATACCAGTTATGAgtgttttatatctttttttcttaaatgtaaaaGTCAACttataagcaatttttttttacgaaactaatacttttattcagcaagggtgaaTAAATATTCCTGCTCTCCTGTTGTAATAACCTATGTGGGGATGTTGGCTTTCCTGGTGTATTAATGTAAGGTTGTTCTTTGGTTTCTTTTCTCTCAGGTCTCTCCGGGACCAGGAAGGAGCTCGGACAGCTCTGTTGTTAGTGCCTCTTCATCAGCAGTGGCTGAAGCAGGACCAGCTCCAAATGAAGCCGTGACCTCTCCGGAGAGCATCACTTCATCATCTGGACCTCCTGAACAATCAAGCAGGTTGTCACTTCCTCTGCCCAGCCGAGAGAGCCAATCACAGCCGGCCACCACGTCCGTGTCCCCTCCCACATCAGAGCCCAGTCCTGTGGAGTTTGATAGTGCCATCAGTTATGTCAATAAGATCAAAAACCGATTTTTGGACAACCCAGAAACCTACCGAGCCTTTCTGGAAATTCTACATACATACCAGGTGAGAGCAATAGtgaaatcacatttttatatattttttttcttcttgaggTTTGACCCTACCTGCAACCTTTTGTATTACCAACCCAGATAATAACCGGTTGCCTACCACCAATATCACAGAGCAAGACTTTTGACTATCAACATAAAGTCTGGTCCACCACGCAGCATATTCTGGTCAAGAACTTTCCTTTTGTTATTATCTTTCATTTATGTCAGCAAAAAATGTCTGTAGCCCTTGTGATCTGAATGTCTGTCACTGTAAAAATATTAAGTTCTCATCATTTCACagacattaaatatacatttctgctTGTGGGTGTCTTGAGTTTCAGCAAGCCAATCAGATTGCAGCTTGTGATTTTtagcagatggctgcctttttcATGCAGTATGCACCAGACTGTCAGTGAACGGACTGTGGGCCATCCGTGGGTGTTCTGCCTGAGGCTGAAACTAGGCTACTACCTACTAGCACTAAAGGAAATAGACCCTTGGACTGTTTTCCTACCCATCCCGTAAACTTATCGATGTTCATTGATTTGTGCGTCCTGTGTCCATCTGCAGAAGGAGCAGCTGGAGGTGAAGGAGAGCAGAGGGCGTAGCACTGGAGGAATGACTGAAGATGAGGTTTTCTCTAAAGTGGCAAGCCTTTTCAAAGGTCAAGAGGATCTGCTTGCAGAGTTTGGCCAGTTTTTGCCTGATGCAAAGAGATCTCTGGTTAGAAAATGACCTGTGtctgctttaaaaaatatatatattttcttgcaCTTGTATTGATTTGCCACAAAAGGGTTTTCTCTTAAACATTTTCAGTTGTTCACACTGTCATGCAAAAGTTTCGGGTCAGTaagagatttttttaaacaagtatgTGATAGTTTCAGTAAAACACgttcagcacaactgttttccacatttataataagaaaatagtgtttgagcaccaaatcagcatattagaatgatttctgaaggatcttgtgacaatAAAGATTGgggcaatggctgctgaaaattctgattagccatcacagaaataaattacattttaaaatatattaaaatagaaaactgctgtgtttttttgttttttacatttattattattattattattaatcaaacaaatacagtcTTGGAGTGCCTAAGTCAATTCTTTCgtaaccattaaaacattttactgcccccagacttttgaaaggtagaggaagtatttttatttctgaCTAACTTTGATTTCAGTTTACTGGAGGTTCTTTGCCTGGCAAAGACAGCCTGAAGAAAGCAGAGGAAGAGGAAATGATTAAACACAGCAAGAAGAGACCTAGACCCATGTTAATGCCCCACATGACCCCCCTTCTGAAGGTCAGAGTTCACAAAACTCTGCCATAGCAGGGATATCATATGCCCCTGTCTCCTAAAGATCTGCATTATATGCAGGTTACTTGTGCttaaacaatttatttgtttttattcacagaaaaaaatgaaatattcctGCTCCAAGGACCCATCTTTCGCCTCTGTCGGAAAGCATGGAGTTTTGCGTGAATTCACGTTCTTCGACAAGGTGCGTTTCATAAACAAAATTGCTCTGAAGCGTAAGTGGTAGTAAGTCCGCAATTGCCATAGGATTTATTACGCAGTCACAGCCATTgaacaatttcatttatttttttaggttcgCCGTCTGCTCAAGAGTCAGGAGGTGTATGAGAATTTCTTACGCTGTATAGCTCTGTTCAATCAGGAAGTGGTTTCAGGGGCCGAACTCCTGCAGCTTGTGACTCCATTCTTGGGGTAAGAAAGATTTAAATAGGGCATATTTACTTAATCCTGTTTGTTTTTATATGGTGCGTTTCGCAGCCCTTTCATGACGGTCATGAGTCATTTGCCACTGGTGCCTCATTCTGCAGGAAGTTTCCAGAACTGTATACccagtttaagtcatttttgggtgataaAGAACTGGCTCATGCCCTCACCGGCCTCTCTGACCGCTACATGGAGGGTGGAGGCAGAGAAGTGGATTACGCCTCCTGTAAACGCCTGGGTTCCAGCTACAGAGCTCTGCCCAAAACCTACCAGCAGCCCAAATGCAGTGGCCGAACTGCTATATGCAAAGAGGTACTGCATTTTCAGGAATAGTTGAAATCGTTAAATTTTATGGAAGTAATGTAATGTTTGTactgttattaatataattaataatgccATATAATTATGTCTATATATTTGTTAGTATACATATTATCTCAGTATTTGTACTCATTGTTGACTATATATAATTAATGTGTTTGcgtgtgtcttttttttctttactgcttTAATGCATATTTCACCTCCAAAATATctgctaataatataatatatataaaaatacaaacctATCGTTACAAAAATGTCAGCAATGTTGCCATTAGGTCTTTAAAGGAGAGGCGTAAATGATGATACACATCCTGGCTTGGTCCCGATCAACAGATAATGGTACAAATCCGCAGAAGCCAAAATATCTATGAATCATTTGGAAAATGGGGTGTTTCAGCCCCCACACTGATTTTATTTTCAGCTGAATTTGAATGGAAGCACTTATCATAAATAGCTCTATTTCCAGGGTGCCTGGAGAACCCGGATGTGTCGCCACCAAATGCTTGTTTGTAAACAGTAATTTTGTATGTAGAAAATAAGCTAGATATTCATGCCAGATCTGAAGTGTCTGGTGTATGAGAGATCTTTAAAAAGTGCATCCAGCTATTGCTAAGGCTAATGTACAAATGTTTTGAACTCATTTTGTTGTAGGTGCTGAATGATATTTGGGTCTCATTCCCTTCCTGGTCAGAAGACTCCACTTTTGTGAGTTCCAAGAAAACACCATACGAAGAGCAACTTCATCGCTGTGAGGATGAGAGGTTTGAGGTAAGATGATCTCTTTGAAAAATATCAGGAGATTTAGGTTTCAACTGAAACTCAGCTGAGATTGATATCgatttcttttcctttttgcTTCGTAGCTGGATGTTGTGCTTGAGACTAATTTGGCAACGATAAGAGTTTTGGAAAGCGTGCAGAAGAAATTATCCCGCCTTTCGCCAGAGGATCAAGAGCGCTTCCGATTGGATGACTGTCTTGGTGGAACTTCTGAGGTCATCCAGCGTCGTGCAATCTATCGTATCTACGGTGACAAGGCTCCAGAAATCATAGAGGGGTTAAAGAGGAGTCCAGCCACTGCAGTTCCTGTCGTACTCAAaaggtttttcttttctctcacaTAAATGCCAATCAGGGTATCTCTACAGTTACATTTGACAGCAAAAGTAATAGAATAGCTCAGAGGTCATCAACTCATTTATTGCTGCTCTTAGCTCACAAGGGGGAAAATCATTGAGATCTACAAGAGAGTATACAGAGTTAATAAAACTTAGCATGGTTAATCAAAATTGAAAACAGTGGATGTCATTTTTACACTATACATAATTTTGCAGTCATTTGTGTTTCTAAAGTTTTAAGAGTTCCTCAGTCTAGCAGAAATGACATTTTGACTGAAGAATGAATTGAAGGTTGTCTTGCCATAGATTGAAAGCCAAAGAGGAGGAGTGGAGGGAGGCTCAGCAGGGCTTCAACAAAATCTGGAGAGAGCAATATGAGAAGGCGTATCTGAAATCACTGGACCACCAGGGTGTCAACTTCAAACAGAACGACATGAAGGCTCTTCGATCCAAGAGTCTTCTCAATGAAATAGAGAGCATCTATGACGAGGTGAGTTTAGCTGATCTTCTGTTTCTGACGGTCTAATGACTCATTCTCAAGATCTAGAAAAGAGCTTTTTCCTTAATTCTAATCTGTTCGTTATTCTGAACCATTTTTCCATTGTAATTTCATATACTACTTTATTTTAACAATGGGGTAATCATTTCAGTTTATGTAGAGTTTATGATGCTAATGACAGACTTGACTAAATGTATTCGCAGTAGAGGTTTCTCACTTCTTCTCAATTTTCACGgtcattttattgatattttttccCACTTTCAATCCATATTAGCATCCATAGCGTTGAGAATGTTTCTTAGGGAATGCAATAGACCAGATATGTTTTATTTGCCAAAATAACATTTGGAATTACTTGTTCgtttttacaataaataacacAATCTTCTCAATGGGTTGAACTGAGACCAGTACAGTCCCATGTAAAAGCAGTTTAAGTTAGGATTAACACACAGATCTGTTTCTTTATTGTCGaaataaactaatttataaaCAATAAGAACTTGTCACATTTTCATCATCTTCACCATTTTAATTTGCATTCCTTCTCAATAAAAACAGTGTACACCGTGTGAAATCTCATCTCAGGATGCTTGCTACAAGAGTTTCATATGTCATGCAGATAACTAGTGCTTTTGTCTTTTCCCCTCTACAGCGGCAGGAGCAGAGCACAGAGGAGGGCGGCGTGGGCCAGCAAGGTTGTGACGGTTCAGGCACAAATTCGACCAGTGAACCCCACATGATCTTCACTTACGAAGACAAACAGATCCTGGAGGATGCTGCCTCCCTCATCATCTACCATGTCAAGCGACAACCCACCATCCACAAGGACGACAAGGACCACATCAAGCGTATCATCCAGCACTTTGTCCCCGACATCTTTTTCGCCCGTCGTGGAGAGCTTAGCGAGACGGAGGAGTTCACGGACGAGGAAACCGAGGGTGAGGACGGCGCCGCCGCAGGAGGTGGAGTCTCAACAACAGGCGGCCAACAACAGTTGAACGGTGATTCCAGACGAAGACGATGCACTTCCCCTGAGAGCATGGACACCTCTACGGCCGCCCACAGTATGAATCCAGAAGGTGAGGCTGTGGATCTGCGGGACCCAGAGGCTGAGCACCAAAAGGAGCTGGATGGAGTCTACAACCTGTTCTTCGTCAATAATAACTGGTACTTCTTCCTGCGGCTGCACCAGACTCTGTGCTCACGGCTGCTGAGGGTTTACAGGCAGGCCGAGAGACAGTTACTGGAACACAGGGCGGAGCAGAATCGGGAACGGCTGCTCATGGGAGAGGGGCGCAGAGAAAAGGCAAACGACCTGGCTATGGAGCTGCGCCTAAAACAGCCCAGTGAGTAGATTTCCTGAACGATGCACATGTATACTTACATTTGCTTTGGGATAGTTACTCATCTAGATTTAGAACTAAATTAACAGGCTTGCACAAATTTTCACAAGTAATGTCTGTTGTATCAGGTGAAGTAGAGTTAGAGGAATATTACCCAGCATTCTTAGACATGGTACGCAGTCTTCTGGATGGAAACCTGGAATCCACGCAATACGAGGACACCCTGAGAGAGATGTTCACCATCCACGCTTACATCGGATTTACCGTCGACAAGCTCATTCAGAACATCGTAAGACAGGTGGGTTGAAGAGTTGCATTACACCGAGCTAAGATTCTTCGGCCATTTGTATACTTTTTACAACAATTTTCAACTCTCAGATCTTTTACAAATAAGTTTTTCTCTTGAAGTTTCGGAAGACTTTATGTAAATGACCTCAATTCTGATTCACCCATTAtcttcatttgtcatttttatctaaACAGGCATGcagatttattgaaataaattgcaTTCAAGTCAATATGATTTAGGTTTTATTCGAATTCATCATTCAGATATATTATTACATCATAAGCATTACGTTTCCCAAATTACTTTAACATTTTTTGCCGTTTGTGTCTCTTAAATGGCCGGCGTGAGCTGACTGTGAAGGGAACCTTAAGTAGCACGTCTTTGCATCTAAAAACATGACACGCAGAGCtcgaaaatggttttaaaaaaagcaCAGTGCAGAATGCCACCGCGCCATGTTTCTGTCAAATTAAACAATTGCCATGCCAACTCTCTTCTGTAAACAAAACCTTGCACCACTTGGCCTGCCTCCAGGGTCTTCTGATAGAACCACTGACTTCACTGTGTGTAAATGTTGAAATTCTTTTAGCTTGACGTGGTATCTTAAAAATGCAAGCTCATGTGAGACTGTCCAAGAGATGTGAGCGCAACCCTTGTACACGTCCGTATAGCGCATGTCTacacagaaaaacaatggaaaaagtaGTTTGTTAAAGGAAAAAACACAttgtgtgaacggccccttaggcTGTGAATGTTATTTCACaatgaaatttacatttaaaatgttttaaatgctagTTTTTCAGAATCACAAAGAGCTATATTGGTAAGTACGCTTGTGCATACAAGGAATCTTTTAGTTTTTGGCTTCGGTGTTAACCTGCTCTTCTCTCTGATTGACTCCAACAGCTTCAGCACTTGGTCAGTGATGAGGTGTGTCTGCAAGTCACTGAGCTGTACCTGGCTGAGAGGAAGAGGGGTGCCGCTGGAGGCAATCTCTCATCCCAGTGTGTCCGTGCCGCTTGGGAGGCCAGCTACCAGTGGAAGGCTGAGAGAGTCATGGCTGAGGAGAACTGTTTCAAGGTGCTTGACCTAATGCTGTCCCTACATATTACAAATTTATGTGGCGATCTAAATTCAGATGTCATGTTCACCTCCTCAGTAGCATTAATCCTATGAATTGTCATGCTTAACACAAGTACACCGTTTAGTTTGTAATTTCTTGGCTGTTTCTCATCAGGTCATGTTCCTTCAAAACAAAGGTCAGGTGACCTTAACGATCGAGTTGCTGGACACGGAGGAGGCCCAAGGCGATGACCCGCTGGATGTTCAGGTGCCTCCACACAAAGTTCTGtattttatgacaaaaaatatttctgaaacatgggttgtttgtttttttttctagaaaatgtTAAAAGTGTCAAATTTAATAGGTTAATCTGTTTTGGTGAGACAGGAGTGTAATCTTGTTTTCTAGTGCATTAATATTGTTATGTCTTGTTTCAGAGCCTGTCTAATTATATGGAGCAGTATATAGGAACTGAATCTGTATGCTCTCAGACAGAAGGATACTACTTCAAGCCTGTGTTTCTGCCCAGGTGAAAACTGTTTAACCTGCGTTATTTATGCCTGTTCTTTCTCTTTTGTAGCCAGAAGCTTAATTGTTCATTTGTTTAGAGGTGCATGAATTCTACCTTTAATctactttttaatttttgtattgtttacaaGCCCACTTGCTTTCTCTCAGCAACACTCATTATTTTTAGACCCCATGTATTATCTGACCTTGTTTCTGGAATAAATTAGGTATAATTGAAGCTGATTGTCTCAGTATAAAGTCGTACACTGCTTTTGTGTTAGAAACGAAAAATTGCTTGTTCAGATGATAATAAATGTCGAATGAAGGTGAAACTAGATTGActttgtttcaattttttttttttcctgcacctCACCTTTAGAAATCTGAGGCATTTCCGTGGCTGGCAGCTCAAGCAGGTGGAAGCCATGCGCTGTCGGAGAGAGTGGCATCGGAAGATGGGTGTGGAGACAGCCGGGAACCTGGACTGCCGTTTCAAACTAAACACCCACAAGATGGTGTTTGTGATGAACTCCGAAGACTACATGTACCGCCGAGGGGCGCTGGTGAAGGCTCGGAGGGTATGTTACTAAAATACAACAATATACATACAGGAAATATTAAATTTTCGTTCTAGTATTACATCAGTTAAATGAGTGCAGTCTCTATAAAACGATTTTCAAAAATACTTGTAGAACtgttaaattcaaataataaatgatGCCAACCAAATAACTTTTAAAAGAGAGATGGAAATGCTTCACATATCTTACCAAATTCCCATATATACttctattcaaaagtttgtggtccataagacttttataatgttttcaaaagaattctcttatgctcagtaaggcttcatttatttaataaacacttgtgtaataaacactttgaaatataacattttttgttttaatatatttttaaatataattagtttttttgcaGCCATTATGCCACTCTTTactgccacatgatccttcagaaatcattctaatatggcgATTTGATGTCcaataaacatttcttcttattataaatgttgaaaatggttttTGCGGGAAACtggcatatttttttcagtgttttttaattaatagaaaaaaaaacatttatttgaaatgggcgtcttttgtaacattataaatgtctttactctcacttttgatctatttaacgCATCCTTCctgaagaagtaaaaaaaaaacagctacccagcatttttaaaaagtcatgtaaaaatattttctccACCAACATTGAAAACTTCAATAACGGCTATAATTAAGCTGCCTGTTGTCTGCAGCGTTGTTCTTTTCTCAGCCTTGATGATATCTAaccttttttaaaatgctttttcagtTGCATAAATTGTGCATTTCCATCTCCATTGGCACGAATCCCGCGACACACAACAAAAACAGCTCTGATCACAGCATCCTCCATTGTTGACATTTGTAAATGCCACAAATAAAGACGCTTCAGTATTTCTGCTGCCGGTGTGAATGCGGCCAGGAAACGGCTCGTGGGTGAAACCATGCTGGCTAGTTCCTAGAACCACGTGGTGCAAAAGCCCCTAgtagtgtatttatttttgtcccGTCTCTTCCTCTAGTCCCAGCACAGAGTAGCACAGGCCCAGCACGAGCGCTTCGAGCAGTGGCACCGGGGCTGGATGAGCGAGCATGTGTCCTCCAGCGCCGAGCGCAGCGTACAGGACTGGCTCATGGGAGAAGAGGACGAGGACATGATCCCCTGCAAGACCACCTGTGTTTCCATGCAGGTCAAAGGCTTACATGTCAACAGGTACCAGGTGCACTATAACAGCAAGGCCCCCGCCTCTCCGTAACAACCTCAAGCCTTGGGATGGATTTTGgtgatctgtctctctctctcttctctctttgtctctttctcGCTCACTCTTTCAAATGGCCGAGCTTAAACATGCTTGGCTGAGACACGACGAACAGACAGGAGTGGTTTGAGGACAGACAGCTGCTCAAAGGAGGGAATGCTTCATTGAAAAGCATCACATCTCGACACTAGTCCATCATGATCGACGCAGTTACCAGACGTTTCAGAAATGcgaatgtcaatttttttttaattattattattttttaaagaaagtccATTGTAGTTTTTAGCTCCTGAAACcagagttttgttttgtttatactgAAGTATTGAGAGATTCGGTTTAAAGTATGTCTACAACATCTGTGTGTCTTTTTGTACAGTAAAGTCGACTCAAGAGCTCGAGCAATTGCATATATATACAGCAGAAAGATTATTCTGTTTGCATTTTCTTGGCTATGAATGATGACTTGGAAAAATT
Proteins encoded:
- the LOC113107134 gene encoding paired amphipathic helix protein Sin3b-like isoform X1, whose protein sequence is MAKIQARSSTAKQINQIQDKAYVVQKQVQQQHFQKLKVEDALSYLDQVKIRFGNDPGIYNKFLDIMKEFKSQSIDTPGVINRVSQLFHGHPDLVLGFNAFLPPGYRIEIPKNGMAFLQSPLSSQVGLEVSPGPGRSSDSSVVSASSSAVAEAGPAPNEAVTSPESITSSSGPPEQSSRLSLPLPSRESQSQPATTSVSPPTSEPSPVEFDSAISYVNKIKNRFLDNPETYRAFLEILHTYQIITGCLPPISQSKTFDYQHKVWSTTQHILKEQLEVKESRGRSTGGMTEDEVFSKVASLFKGQEDLLAEFGQFLPDAKRSLFTGGSLPGKDSLKKAEEEEMIKHSKKRPRPMLMPHMTPLLKKKMKYSCSKDPSFASVGKHGVLREFTFFDKVRRLLKSQEVYENFLRCIALFNQEVVSGAELLQLVTPFLGKFPELYTQFKSFLGDKELAHALTGLSDRYMEGGGREVDYASCKRLGSSYRALPKTYQQPKCSGRTAICKEVLNDIWVSFPSWSEDSTFVSSKKTPYEEQLHRCEDERFELDVVLETNLATIRVLESVQKKLSRLSPEDQERFRLDDCLGGTSEVIQRRAIYRIYGDKAPEIIEGLKRSPATAVPVVLKRLKAKEEEWREAQQGFNKIWREQYEKAYLKSLDHQGVNFKQNDMKALRSKSLLNEIESIYDERQEQSTEEGGVGQQGCDGSGTNSTSEPHMIFTYEDKQILEDAASLIIYHVKRQPTIHKDDKDHIKRIIQHFVPDIFFARRGELSETEEFTDEETEGEDGAAAGGGVSTTGGQQQLNGDSRRRRCTSPESMDTSTAAHSMNPEGEAVDLRDPEAEHQKELDGVYNLFFVNNNWYFFLRLHQTLCSRLLRVYRQAERQLLEHRAEQNRERLLMGEGRREKANDLAMELRLKQPSEVELEEYYPAFLDMVRSLLDGNLESTQYEDTLREMFTIHAYIGFTVDKLIQNIVRQLQHLVSDEVCLQVTELYLAERKRGAAGGNLSSQCVRAAWEASYQWKAERVMAEENCFKVMFLQNKGQVTLTIELLDTEEAQGDDPLDVQSLSNYMEQYIGTESVCSQTEGYYFKPVFLPRNLRHFRGWQLKQVEAMRCRREWHRKMGVETAGNLDCRFKLNTHKMVFVMNSEDYMYRRGALVKARRSQHRVAQAQHERFEQWHRGWMSEHVSSSAERSVQDWLMGEEDEDMIPCKTTCVSMQVKGLHVNRYQVHYNSKAPASP
- the LOC113107134 gene encoding paired amphipathic helix protein Sin3b-like isoform X3, producing MAKIQARSSTAKQINQIQDKAYVVQKQVQQQHFQKLKVEDALSYLDQVKIRFGNDPGIYNKFLDIMKEFKSQSIDTPGVINRVSQLFHGHPDLVLGFNAFLPPGYRIEIPKNGMAFLQSPLSSQVGLEVSPGPGRSSDSSVVSASSSAVAEAGPAPNEAVTSPESITSSSGPPEQSSRLSLPLPSRESQSQPATTSVSPPTSEPSPVEFDSAISYVNKIKNRFLDNPETYRAFLEILHTYQKEQLEVKESRGRSTGGMTEDEVFSKVASLFKGQEDLLAEFGQFLPDAKRSLFTGGSLPGKDSLKKAEEEEMIKHSKKRPRPMLMPHMTPLLKKKMKYSCSKDPSFASVGKHGVLREFTFFDKVRRLLKSQEVYENFLRCIALFNQEVVSGAELLQLVTPFLGKFPELYTQFKSFLGDKELAHALTGLSDRYMEGGGREVDYASCKRLGSSYRALPKTYQQPKCSGRTAICKEVLNDIWVSFPSWSEDSTFVSSKKTPYEEQLHRCEDERFELDVVLETNLATIRVLESVQKKLSRLSPEDQERFRLDDCLGGTSEVIQRRAIYRIYGDKAPEIIEGLKRSPATAVPVVLKRLKAKEEEWREAQQGFNKIWREQYEKAYLKSLDHQGVNFKQNDMKALRSKSLLNEIESIYDERQEQSTEEGGVGQQGCDGSGTNSTSEPHMIFTYEDKQILEDAASLIIYHVKRQPTIHKDDKDHIKRIIQHFVPDIFFARRGELSETEEFTDEETEGEDGAAAGGGVSTTGGQQQLNGDSRRRRCTSPESMDTSTAAHSMNPEGEAVDLRDPEAEHQKELDGVYNLFFVNNNWYFFLRLHQTLCSRLLRVYRQAERQLLEHRAEQNRERLLMGEGRREKANDLAMELRLKQPSEVELEEYYPAFLDMVRSLLDGNLESTQYEDTLREMFTIHAYIGFTVDKLIQNIVRQLQHLVSDEVCLQVTELYLAERKRGAAGGNLSSQCVRAAWEASYQWKAERVMAEENCFKVMFLQNKGQVTLTIELLDTEEAQGDDPLDVQSLSNYMEQYIGTESVCSQTEGYYFKPVFLPRNLRHFRGWQLKQVEAMRCRREWHRKMGVETAGNLDCRFKLNTHKMVFVMNSEDYMYRRGALVKARRSQHRVAQAQHERFEQWHRGWMSEHVSSSAERSVQDWLMGEEDEDMIPCKTTCVSMQVKGLHVNRYQVHYNSKAPASP
- the LOC113107134 gene encoding paired amphipathic helix protein Sin3b-like isoform X2, with the translated sequence MAKIQARSSTAKQINQIQDKAYVVQKQVQQQHFQKLKVEDALSYLDQVKIRFGNDPGIYNKFLDIMKEFKSQSIDTPGVINRVSQLFHGHPDLVLGFNAFLPPGYRIEIPKNGMAFLQSPLSSQVSPGPGRSSDSSVVSASSSAVAEAGPAPNEAVTSPESITSSSGPPEQSSRLSLPLPSRESQSQPATTSVSPPTSEPSPVEFDSAISYVNKIKNRFLDNPETYRAFLEILHTYQIITGCLPPISQSKTFDYQHKVWSTTQHILKEQLEVKESRGRSTGGMTEDEVFSKVASLFKGQEDLLAEFGQFLPDAKRSLFTGGSLPGKDSLKKAEEEEMIKHSKKRPRPMLMPHMTPLLKKKMKYSCSKDPSFASVGKHGVLREFTFFDKVRRLLKSQEVYENFLRCIALFNQEVVSGAELLQLVTPFLGKFPELYTQFKSFLGDKELAHALTGLSDRYMEGGGREVDYASCKRLGSSYRALPKTYQQPKCSGRTAICKEVLNDIWVSFPSWSEDSTFVSSKKTPYEEQLHRCEDERFELDVVLETNLATIRVLESVQKKLSRLSPEDQERFRLDDCLGGTSEVIQRRAIYRIYGDKAPEIIEGLKRSPATAVPVVLKRLKAKEEEWREAQQGFNKIWREQYEKAYLKSLDHQGVNFKQNDMKALRSKSLLNEIESIYDERQEQSTEEGGVGQQGCDGSGTNSTSEPHMIFTYEDKQILEDAASLIIYHVKRQPTIHKDDKDHIKRIIQHFVPDIFFARRGELSETEEFTDEETEGEDGAAAGGGVSTTGGQQQLNGDSRRRRCTSPESMDTSTAAHSMNPEGEAVDLRDPEAEHQKELDGVYNLFFVNNNWYFFLRLHQTLCSRLLRVYRQAERQLLEHRAEQNRERLLMGEGRREKANDLAMELRLKQPSEVELEEYYPAFLDMVRSLLDGNLESTQYEDTLREMFTIHAYIGFTVDKLIQNIVRQLQHLVSDEVCLQVTELYLAERKRGAAGGNLSSQCVRAAWEASYQWKAERVMAEENCFKVMFLQNKGQVTLTIELLDTEEAQGDDPLDVQSLSNYMEQYIGTESVCSQTEGYYFKPVFLPRNLRHFRGWQLKQVEAMRCRREWHRKMGVETAGNLDCRFKLNTHKMVFVMNSEDYMYRRGALVKARRSQHRVAQAQHERFEQWHRGWMSEHVSSSAERSVQDWLMGEEDEDMIPCKTTCVSMQVKGLHVNRYQVHYNSKAPASP
- the LOC113107134 gene encoding paired amphipathic helix protein Sin3b-like isoform X4, which translates into the protein MAKIQARSSTAKQINQIQDKAYVVQKQVQQQHFQKLKVEDALSYLDQVKIRFGNDPGIYNKFLDIMKEFKSQSIDTPGVINRVSQLFHGHPDLVLGFNAFLPPGYRIEIPKNGMAFLQSPLSSQVSPGPGRSSDSSVVSASSSAVAEAGPAPNEAVTSPESITSSSGPPEQSSRLSLPLPSRESQSQPATTSVSPPTSEPSPVEFDSAISYVNKIKNRFLDNPETYRAFLEILHTYQKEQLEVKESRGRSTGGMTEDEVFSKVASLFKGQEDLLAEFGQFLPDAKRSLFTGGSLPGKDSLKKAEEEEMIKHSKKRPRPMLMPHMTPLLKKKMKYSCSKDPSFASVGKHGVLREFTFFDKVRRLLKSQEVYENFLRCIALFNQEVVSGAELLQLVTPFLGKFPELYTQFKSFLGDKELAHALTGLSDRYMEGGGREVDYASCKRLGSSYRALPKTYQQPKCSGRTAICKEVLNDIWVSFPSWSEDSTFVSSKKTPYEEQLHRCEDERFELDVVLETNLATIRVLESVQKKLSRLSPEDQERFRLDDCLGGTSEVIQRRAIYRIYGDKAPEIIEGLKRSPATAVPVVLKRLKAKEEEWREAQQGFNKIWREQYEKAYLKSLDHQGVNFKQNDMKALRSKSLLNEIESIYDERQEQSTEEGGVGQQGCDGSGTNSTSEPHMIFTYEDKQILEDAASLIIYHVKRQPTIHKDDKDHIKRIIQHFVPDIFFARRGELSETEEFTDEETEGEDGAAAGGGVSTTGGQQQLNGDSRRRRCTSPESMDTSTAAHSMNPEGEAVDLRDPEAEHQKELDGVYNLFFVNNNWYFFLRLHQTLCSRLLRVYRQAERQLLEHRAEQNRERLLMGEGRREKANDLAMELRLKQPSEVELEEYYPAFLDMVRSLLDGNLESTQYEDTLREMFTIHAYIGFTVDKLIQNIVRQLQHLVSDEVCLQVTELYLAERKRGAAGGNLSSQCVRAAWEASYQWKAERVMAEENCFKVMFLQNKGQVTLTIELLDTEEAQGDDPLDVQSLSNYMEQYIGTESVCSQTEGYYFKPVFLPRNLRHFRGWQLKQVEAMRCRREWHRKMGVETAGNLDCRFKLNTHKMVFVMNSEDYMYRRGALVKARRSQHRVAQAQHERFEQWHRGWMSEHVSSSAERSVQDWLMGEEDEDMIPCKTTCVSMQVKGLHVNRYQVHYNSKAPASP